A part of Salvelinus alpinus chromosome 5, SLU_Salpinus.1, whole genome shotgun sequence genomic DNA contains:
- the LOC139575260 gene encoding uncharacterized protein, with the protein MLTMTRAEREREKRKELLKAEERRKKMEDFNKQWRDQSLLKKQTHQKLMEERERMKEKYLEQMNLEADAQINTRCLTTQHSHDYLETTQPTGSGDGHQERPRRQQAWAENQEGSSENQQEWPENQQGVPDSQQLEAPEEAETSEPTSKNKKRPGIWKRIKMGIPDVLSA; encoded by the exons ATGCTAACCATGAcccgggcagagagagagagggagaagaggaaggagcTTTTGAAGgctgaggagagaaggaagaagaTGGAGGATTTCAATAAGCAGTGGAGAGATCAGTCCCTGCTTAAAAAACAAACTCATCAGAaactgatggaggagagggagaggatgaaggAAAAGTACCTGGAGCAGATGAATCTGGAGGCTGATGCTCAAATCAACACCCGGTGTCTAACCACCCAACACAGCCACGattatctggagacaacacagccCACTGGATCTGGAGATGGCCACCAGGAAAGGCCAAGGAGGCAACAGGCATGGGCAGAGAACCAGGAGGGGAGTTCAGAGAACCAGCAGGAGTGGCCAGAGAACCAACAGGGGGTGCCAGACAGCCAGCAGCTAGAAGCTCCAGAAGAGGCTGAAACATCAGAGCCAACCTCCAAGAACAAGAAAAGGCCAGGCATCTGGAAGAGAATTAAGATGGG CATTCCTGACGTGCTGTCTGCCTAG